Sequence from the Hallerella porci genome:
CAGATGGGAACTGCGGTGCCGTTTATCGGCGTGCTAGTTGTGCTCGGGCTTATTCTTGCGGTTTCGCATGCGACATTTTTACGCAAATCGGAAGAAAGTATTTTGGCGGCGGGGCTTACGACGACGGTCGCCATGCTTGCCGTTTTTTTGATGGGCGGACTTTGTTATTACGGAAAAATTCTTGAAAGTGTCGCGACGGCGATTGCTGTTCTCGGGCTCTTGACTCTCAAAGATCCGCTGCATTCTTTTGCGCATCGCGTTTCGCGCGAAGACATTGTGGCGACTCTTAAATTTGCGCTTATTTCGGCGGTGATTCTTCCGATTCTTCCAAAAACCGCTTACGGTCCACCCGGATTAGAAGTCATTTCTCCGTATAAAATTTGGCTTTTTGTCTGCTTTATTTCGGGAATTTCTTTTATCGGTTATGTGCTTATCAAATGGATTGGCCCGGGAAAAGGCATCGGCTTAACAGGACTTTTTGGCGGGCTTGCTTCAAGTACAGCGTTAACACTCAGCCTTTCGGGGCGCAGTAAAGATAATCCAGAATTTTCGGGTTCATTAACGACAGGAATTGTCATCGCTTGGTCGGTCATGTATCTGCGGGTTTATTTAATCTGCATTCTCTTTGTGCCCGCGACAGCGAAAGGACTTGCTCTCGCTCTTTTAATTCCGCCAATTCCCGGACTCATTTACGCTTACTTTTTACATCGTCGCAATCAACTTTTGCATCCGACGCAAAATGA
This genomic interval carries:
- a CDS encoding MgtC/SapB family protein, which produces MEFSSFYRLACALAIGLIIGLQREGAFKNQADVHPAGIRTFSITGLLGAIAALLSMQMGTAVPFIGVLVVLGLILAVSHATFLRKSEESILAAGLTTTVAMLAVFLMGGLCYYGKILESVATAIAVLGLLTLKDPLHSFAHRVSREDIVATLKFALISAVILPILPKTAYGPPGLEVISPYKIWLFVCFISGISFIGYVLIKWIGPGKGIGLTGLFGGLASSTALTLSLSGRSKDNPEFSGSLTTGIVIAWSVMYLRVYLICILFVPATAKGLALALLIPPIPGLIYAYFLHRRNQLLHPTQNENFTNPFNLLPSIKFGFIFAVVLFVANATQKYFGSDALLLSSFITGLADMDAITLSVLDMTKSNTVLVSAACKAIALAALANTLCKGVLACVIGDKNMRRAILPAMGIIAVASFLMILLFV